The window TCCAAACCCTTAGATTTCATACGTTCAAAATAACGTTTAGGCTTATTTAAAGATCTGGAGGACTCCCCAATCCCCAACTATATATTATTCTACAAGAGAATACACTAAGGGAGTTTATCTgaatagagaaaagagaagtgagGTTAATAATGGCTTTGGTACTCAGAAAACCTCCATAAGCAACCATAAGTGAGAGGGTTGGACATGCCCGGTAAACTAGAGTGACATACATCAATCAAAGGATTGGCCGCGGGAGGgcaaatgagtttttttttttttttgtccaaacACAAATATTGAAGAAAGCTTTTTTAAAAGAACTATTGCATTTATCCATCCAAAAAGCAAGGAAAAAGAATGAGTTAATAAAAAACACCACACCTGCTGGTGAGCTAATTAGTTTGTATGATTACAAAGCATTGCATCTATGTGAAGGAAAGGAGTAGGCATAGCGCCAATGTAGGGTACACTAACGGGCAGCACCAATGGGGGTGCTGTTCAAAAgggaggagaaaagagagacccctccccccctctcactctccttttttttcgtttttttagGTCTCTGAGTTCAGCCAATCGGTGCCCATACAATACTAATAATTTGACTTTGTCCAGACAGTCTGGAACACTAGATCGAATTTCCAACTGGGAAGGTTGGAGTCGTCGGAGAAGTTTGCTTACATGACATCAGTTTGACCTAGTTTGACCCATGGCTAGATCgtattatttcatttattaaCCCTAGTCCAGCCTAGTCCAGCCTAGTCCAGTCCAACACGTGGTAGTTCAGACATCTAACGATGTccgaaaagaaagaaaagctaaAAGTCAATAAgcttggaccgttggatgtccgagctgttTGGTGTCTGCACCTCCAGCTTGAACTGCTgctctgtactttttagggaattggagaagattaaaATCCCTTTCTAAATTAAGCATTTGGGCCGGATTTCAACACGGTCAGAAGTGAATGAATCTTCTTCCACCTTTCCCCAATCCCCAGAATTAGGTTTCGTATCCTCAAGTGCAGACTAAATTCACTGCTAAAATTATCAGCAACGCAGAGTAAACTACAAAACCCACATCCTACTTATTATTTATCTGTAAATAAACCATGTGGGTGTGACGGTTCCAAGTAGGAAGAATAAGAaaccatggttattaatatacAATGAACCCCAAGCACAAAAGGATGAGAGTTTAtgttacagagagagagagagagagagtagtctAACAAGCCAACCCTGAACTAAGCAACTAAGGTTACATCTCTCCTTGCTTATGTAGAGACccagatataaaaaaaattctaattcaACTTCTTCCAGGACTCTTAGGGTCATGGTGATTGTTTGCTCCAGTTCCTGGGTAGTCATCGCTTTCAATAACCATTCTGCCTCTTATTGCCTCATCAAACTCTAATAACTCTTCTCCATAGTTTCTCTCATCCATTAAATCCTGCGTCATATAAACAAAAGCTTACTACAAAACCATCTACATCTGCACTGAAGTAACACACAGAAAGATCGAGAgacgaaaagaaaaaaaaaggccagGGGGGGAGGAATACCTGCTCCACAAATTCTTGGATTGATGTGTCTTCATTATCTGATTTGAGGTAAGCTGAGAACCATATATAGATCATTCTAGACATTCAGTTATTTGAAgatagaaaagaataaatatCAATAGAACAGAAAGAGACTCTCAGAGGTTgcaacataataataataataatagtaatataTATCATCTTACCAGATTGAGGAATTGATATGGAGGAAAAAGCATAAGAGAAGCCTAGAAAGAGTATGAGAAATCGAAGCAAAGCCCTCTTATGCTCCATGAAAATCAAAGCAAAGCAAAGGATagcagataaaaaaaaaacaaaaaaaaaacaaaggagagaTGATATAAACAGTTTGATTGGTTCTGTAATGGGGATGTGATCATGTTATGGCGGTGGCAGCTGGTGATGGGGTTTGTATGTTTTTTTATAGAACCAAAAAGGCCAGGAATCTGAGACAATATAGACAAGAATATAATAATCCTTTAAAAGTCAACTTAGATTTAATAATGTGAGGTGTGAGTGCCCACTCGCCAAACTTTTTCTGCTTTTCTCTTTCTAccctttcttattttatccGTGGTTATAAGTGATCGACagcttcaaagaaaaaaaaaaaaacatacaaaacctacaaagaaaaggactAATTAAGTGATGTTAAAGCACATGCATACGtaccattttgtttttttttttgtagggttaAAAAGAGATCCGTTCATTAGAACATCTGTAACTAGGGGTGTAAGCTTAGCCCCAACAGAGTCtaggctggatttttcaaccctgaagGCGAGTTAGGATTGAAATTTCGGACTGGGCTAGGGTTAAGAGCTTGGAttaagcccagcccaaccttgtGTTAGGttatattttacaatttttgtttagtatctaattatctattgatttactaaaaaaaagactaattatctattaaacaaaagtatttaaaattttaaggttgaaataagttttttaacccaaagaaaaatttAATAGTTAATTGAGGATAAAACAaatcaatacccaatcacataagactggtcaatcagggccaaccaggCCCtaacaaaaatcagggtcaatcagggtcaactTGACCCAATCAAGATTAAtcaaggttgggctgggctgagcccgACAGGGGAtgggcctaggctgagatatctcagcccgacctagggccgagttgggcttgggttgagctaagaggactcaaggttggatttagggttttaaaaaacccggcttAACCCGACCTTGTTTCACCCCTATGTGTAACATGGTTGTTGAGTTACAAAGATCTAAGAGTCATAGAGTTAGGCCATGTAGCTACACATGTAAGTGACTGGGCCTTTCGGGCTAAAAAATCCTCAACAATGTTGAATTCTCTAGAAATATGAAGCAACTGACATGATATGAAGTAAGGAGAGAGATGCAAAATGTCTGAGATCACATTTAATTTGCACATTGAAGGGTGGGTGGGGGAGGTCTTAAAGAAGAGGAATGAAATCTGCTCCTTGTTGTTGGACTCGATCATAATGTGATCAATGCATTCCAAAATTTATCGACTGTGTAAAGCCAATGCCTCTCCGAGCAGAATGGAGTCAAAGGATGCAAGATATGACATTCTCTAGAACAGATGAGGAACCTCTATAATCACGGATTATTACTCCATTCGTGAAAGACTGGAGGGCTCAAGAGCAGAGAGTTGAGTAGGAGGCTTTTGGGCTTCGTCAGCCATTGCCATTGGTGAATTTTGGGATCCAAAAAGGGCGGGTCAACCTCATATCGGGTTCAAATAGGAATATGGGTTCGTTTATATCGTAATGGGTTGCTTTAATCTCGACCGCACGATCTTTTAAAGCCACTTGtcaaccattggaccctgaaCTGCAAGGAACCACAAGATTTAAGAACTGCAGAAGATTTTTATCCCTCCCTTTCTATCATCTTAACATACCCTCCTCCCTTTTTACCTTTGGCGTATCCTCCATTATTTAATGGTTGTTTTGTCCCTCCGCCGCCGGGCCCTTCTGCTCCATTATTTCTTTGATGGCTGTGTTGTTTGGTTAAGGCCTTGCCCTTGGATAGCCTCGTTGGCTTTATATAGAGTTGTTCattcaaccaagaaaaagaagaaaaaaaataattgttcATTAATTTGAATCAAAACCTGTTTCTTGCTACAAAAGATGGAGACATAAAGACAAACAAATCGTCTAAACCATCTTTTTTTTAACCTTACCTGGAGACGTATGAAATGggtttcttcctctttctaaGCAGAATAGTATACTTTTGCTTTAGGGACATTTTGTGGTGGGGAATTTGAAATTTTGCTTCAACCACTTTGAAATAAATGAGAAAGCAAAGTCTCGAAAGGAAACCTTATTATCTTTGTCAAAAATGGGTGGTTTTCACAAATCAGTCTTTGGATTTTGAATAATTTAGTTAGCCTGGACCCTGATCCTCTATTGTCGAACTGTCCGGCAGGATCCTATTATCAAGACACAAGGTGGggaatgatcgccttacccctgcccgaacgcCTTACCcgaatgggggtaaggcggCCATTTACCGCCTTGTTGTGTCTTAGCAGTAGGGTCCTACTGGGCAGCTCGAGAGTAATGGATCCAAAGTGGCTCTTATGGAGTCATTTTCCCCATTAAAAGGAGAGGTCTAGACTCTTGAGTCTTTAATAAGATGGAGGATGTAGTTTCCGTACTATACTTGGGAAATTCTTTGATTGCTTAAACCCAAACCACAAGTTTCAGTTTTACAACCCCCATATATAActgggatctttatcacctccagtttgctgaccggcccagtccTCCAGTTTCTCTAACAaaagggggctgaaatgacctctctacccatgcccaaacaccctgccagggtggggtccaccatccccctattagaggaactggggaactgagccggtcagcaaactggaggtgataattttcctataTAACTGAGATCCTCAGATCCAAGGCCCAGCCAGTTATGGCACCTACTTACCGATTGAAAGGTAAATTTTTAGGGTGGAAAAATGATTGGTGGTGCTATTATGTATACATATTTGACATCCaagattttattttgatagGTCTAACTCTATACTATTCTATTCTATGGGGGGTGAGTGGAGGTGTGAAGTTGTGAACCAAGAGACTTGTGATTGTGATGGACCACCGGAGGGACCATATTGTAACAGTTCACGTGACCACTTGATCTAGTTTGTTAGGTTCTTGAATCTGTTACTATCATGCCACTTGGCATCCCTATTTATATGTACTTGTATATTGAACTGAGTTAATAAGAATGAAGAGAATCATATCGATCCGATCCATCATCTACCCACCCCCTTGTTATGTTTAACAAGTAACAAcacttcttattttcttttcttgcccaTTTTATTGACCCTTTTACATAATAACAATTAAAGCATTAATTTTCATTGCTTGCCAAATTAATTTACTCGGGtattttcaatgagggtaaatttGGAATCCAAGTTATAGCTCAAGGAAAAACTTGGAAAATGTATTATCCAAATATATTCATTCCTACATAAAATTTTGGTGTTATTCAACATCCAATAACTTTACGCATACACAAAACCAACCCAGTGAAAATGGTAGATGGGTGGGCTTAAACTGGACTGTAAAAGGTCCATCGATCACAACCTTGCAAGTTGCAATTAATGTGGTTGTAGGGAAAGGCAAGTACATCAGGCTCAATTAATTGGAAAGCCATGCCAAGACAAGATTGAAAGATCAAACACGTGAGGGGAGTTGTTGGGCTGAGGCGAGTAGACCTTTCTCTTGCAAGCTTATCACAGTATCGTACAGCCCTTCCTTCACAGGTGTAAACTCAAGGCCCAGATCCCTGAGCTTCTGGTTCGAGAACTTGTATGGTTTCACTCTTGGATTCACTTCATCGGAGCACCTGAATCCACCCATATCAAAAATGCGTAAGAAACCCCAactttaaatatatatatatatatatagtttggATTTTGGACTGTTTGGTTCTcctttaacccaaaaaaaaaaaattattacaagaATAGcaggaaatattttttttttcccttttttgtttttaggttaATGGTAAAAAGGATTTACTATGTCCAGGAGTATGACCCTTGCGTCCAAACACAAGATGagacgaaatgaccaccccaccctcttgaaaggtgaaaatcccccCCTCTTTATTGATGCTTTGCGGAAACTTAATTAGCTATTGAAATTGTTATGTATAATGGAAAATTTGTCTTTAAACAGTCCACTTTTTTGGTCTACATGGATTGTAGAAAATCTATTCTAATACCATGTAAATATTCAACTCAAAAGCTCAAATTATTAGGAGGAGGGACTTACAGGTATATGAGGGGATGGACAGTCTCAAGGTACAATGTGGGCTATTCTCCCAACATTAGTGTTCAATTTTTTCAGACAAGCCTAAGCCCAAGACCTGAGCTTAAACAGTTACAaatattttaccaaaataataataataataatcaaacaGTTAAAATTTTGATTGAGTTTGCCTCCACCAATGGTAAATCACTatagatctttatcccctccaggtccctgcccggcccagattcctagtgcccctaacaagagggggtgcaatgaccaccctacccttgcctgaacactaggtggggtccaccactcccttattagaggcactagggaactgagCCGGGCAAGAACCGgcggagataattttccaaatcACCGCGGGGGGTAGAAGGCCGGAGAGGGCATTactagggtattttggaaaagtaCTAAAACACtgtaggggtttgtgaaccctaggacaCTCTGTGAACTATCCTCTATGGGCGGAGGAAAACTTTCGCCTTAAAAATAAGCTCAATTTCTTATGGATTGACTTGAGTTGTACCCTTTACAAAGTTGATCAGGTCCAAGTAAACTCGTTTAGTtgggacgaaattttgctgctacctgGGTTGAACGAATGTTCCTGCTATCCGGTTCATAGCCAGAGAAATGAATTCAAAatgggtattttggaaaatatataAGGTAcaagggtatttgtgaactctaaggggaagtgaattattccatttctttagtTGCAAACCCAGGTAACGGGAACATTCCTGCAACAACCTGGgaagcagcaaaattttttccgtTTAGTTGGGAACTTGGAATTAGGGTTAGTTGAGTTGAGAGATAAAGAAGCTTACTTACTTGGTAGGGATGGGGTAGAAGGGGAACATGTCAAGAAGCATGGCAGCGATCTCAGCTCGGTGAAGCACGCTCTCGAGGCAGAGGTACCTCCCTGATGCAGATGGGTTCTCATAAACAAGAAGATGAGCCAAGGCTA is drawn from Telopea speciosissima isolate NSW1024214 ecotype Mountain lineage chromosome 1, Tspe_v1, whole genome shotgun sequence and contains these coding sequences:
- the LOC122649069 gene encoding uncharacterized protein LOC122649069; protein product: MEHKRALLRFLILFLGFSYAFSSISIPQSAAYLKSDNEDTSIQEFVEQDLMDERNYGEELLEFDEAIRGRMVIESDDYPGTGANNHHDPKSPGRS